In Apus apus isolate bApuApu2 chromosome 5, bApuApu2.pri.cur, whole genome shotgun sequence, the following are encoded in one genomic region:
- the NUDT14 gene encoding uridine diphosphate glucose pyrophosphatase NUDT14 isoform X2, translated as MRTHDSVSILIFNTSRQCFVVVKQFRPAVYMCEVERHHPQVFQNQDEESSSCLEDPLPAVVGVTYELCAGIVDKPDLSLEEIACGEVLEECGYRVPVTDLRRITSYRSGVGVTGSRQTLFYAEVTDQMRTGEGGGQPEEGELIEVVEIPLEDSMKFAYDETFPKTMGVIFSFMWFQNNIAPKLPKK; from the exons TGTGTCAATCCTGATCTTCAATACTTCTCGGCAGTGCTTTGTTGTGGTCAAGCAGTTCCGCCCAG ctgtttACATGTGTGAAGTAGAAAGGCATCATCCTCAAGTCTTTCAGAATCAGGACGAGGAGAGCTCCTCTTGTCTGGAGGATCCCTTACCTGCTGTGGTAGGAGTGACATATGAACTCTGTGCTGGCATCGTAGACAAACCAGACCTCTCTTTAGAAGAAATTGCATGTGGGGAAGTCTTAGAAGAGTGTGGCTATCGTGTTCCTGTGACAGACCTGAGGAGGATCACTTCTTACAG GTCTGGAGTTGGTGTGACAGGTTCTAGGCAGACATTATTTTATGCAGAAGTAACAGACCAGATGAGAACTGGTGAAGGAGGTGGCCAGCCTGAAGAAGGAGAGCTGATTGAAGTTGTAGAAATACCCTTAGAAGACTCCATGAAGTTTGCTTATGATGAGACTTTCCCGAAGACAATGGGTGTCATCTTCAGCTTCATGTGGTTCCAAAACAACATAGCACCAAagctaccaaaaaaataa